CGGTCCGGGTGCTCGGCAGCCAACCGGAGCCCGATCAGACCACCCCAGTCCTGGCAGACCAACGTCACCCGCCGCAGGTCCAGCACGTCGAAGACCAGCGCCCGCATCCACTCGACATGCCGCGCATAACTGTGGTCCTCGATGCGGGTGGGCTTGTCCGACCGGCCGAAGCCGACCAGATCCGGACAGACGACGCGATACCCCGCGCCGGCCAGGATCGGGATCATCCGGCGGTACAGAAACGACCACGATGGTTCCCCATGCAACAACAAGATGGGATCGGCTTCGGCCGGACCATCCTGCACCCAGGCCACGCGCAGATGGCCGCCGTCCGCGTCATCGATATCGGAATATGCTGGCGGATAAGCAAATTCAGGCAGATCGTAGAAACGGTCTTCCGGTGTACGCAACGTCTGCATGACGCTGAACTTACGGCTGCCCCGGGCCCGTGGCGAACAATTCGCCCAAACCCACGTCCACGACCTGCGCAAACTCCATACTTCTGCCTGACAGCCCGCCGCTCATGGCTGGCTGCGCAACCGTGAGGAGAGCAGTGGTGAAGCGTGAGTTCCTGGTAGCCGTCGGCGGCGGCGCGATCATCGTCGCAGGCCTGTCTGGCTGTTCGTCGAGCGACAAGAAAGACACCTCCAGCGACACGAAGGCCACGGCAACGGCGTCGGCAACAGCTTCGGCCGAGGCCGGAGGTGCCCAAGCGACAACCGGCTCGGGCACCGCCCGGGTCACCATCGACGGCAAGGACCACAAGCTGGAGGGCACTGTTGTGTGCGCGACGGTCGCGGGCAATGTCAGCCTGACAGTCGGCCAGGGAATGAGCGCCGTCACCGCCACCGTCAGTGAGGGCGACAAGCCGTCGGTGAGCGCCGTGGCGCTGGGCAATGTCGACGGCATCAGCCTCGCCTACACGCCCGGCGTACCCGGCGGCAGCGCAGAAGCCACCAAAGATGGCAACAAGTACACGATCAAGGGCGACGCCACCGGTATGGACGGAATGAACCAGGTGACCAAACCTTTCGAGCTCGAGGTGGCCTGCCCGTAACAAAACACTCACATCTAGCAAACATCTGGCATAGTGTGGGCCCGGACTGACCCGGGCCCACACTCCGTTCTCAGTCGCTTCACCCGCACGACCCGGAGGTGCACAGTGGCCAGTCATCGGAAGCACGCACGTTCATCGGCTGTCGCGGTCGCCAGTGCCACCGCCGGGATGACCGCGGTGCTCGCCTTCGGACACGTTGCCGACGCGCTCGCTGCCACCCTGCCGGGTGACTATGCCGTGGTCGGGGTGGGCGGGAAAGACGACACCGAAGGTGTGCGGATCCCGAACAAGTTCGGCGGCAACTACGTGCCCTATGGCAGCGGATACGCCGGGCCGGCGGGCGATCGGTACTACCCCGTCCACTATTCGGCCACGCTGCCGATCGATTCGAGCGTGGCCGACGGTCGCGCGCCGCTGATCGAGCAGGTCGGCATTGCCCGCGACGACGTCGGCGAGGGCGGAAAGATCTACATCGTCAGTTACTCCGAGGGAACGATCGTCGCCGAGAAGTACAAGCGCGAACTCGATGCCGGCGGCGCCCAGAATGCCGACACCCTGAAGTTCGTTTACATCGCGGCGCCCACGGTGCCCAACGGCGGAATCTACGCCCGCTTCCCGAATACGGGACCGCTCGGGCTACTCGGATTCACCAGCACCGGGGCAGCGGAGCAGTCGCCCTACGACGAAACCTTCATCACCATCGAATACGACCCGATCGGCGACTTCCCGGCCTACGCCAACCCGCTGTCACTGGCCAACGCCGCCGCAGGGTTCATCTACCTGCACGGTGACCCGACGCCCGACGCTACCGACCTCAACGATCCCGACGCGATCATCGTGACGCCGGTAGACCAGCCGGGTGGCGGCCATGACACCTACATCCTGGTCAAGACCGAGCATCTGCCGTTGTTGCAGCCGTTCCGGGACGTGTCGACGGCGCTGAACACCACCGCATTCAGCGAGCCCGTGCTCGGCGCGATCGAACCCACCCTCAAGCTCGGCGTCGACATGGGCTACACGGACCGCGACTATTCCGATCCCGCTACGCCGACCCGCTTCTCGTTGATCACGCCGCCCAAGCGGATCGCCGAGACCATCGAGCAGCTGCCCGACGCCTTCCAGCAGGGCGCGGACAACTTCCGGAACGGATTGCCTTCTACCGCATCACCTTCGACGACGTCGGGACCCAGCGACCGCAACGCGGCGAAGGACACCCCGAAGCTCGCCGACCCCAAGGTCGAGACGACGAGCGACGCGACCGATGTCCCCAAGAAGCCCGTCAAGCGCACGCCCGCCCACCGGCGCGACGACGTACGCAACGCCATCTCGGACGTCGCGAAGAACGTCAGGAATTCGCTCAAGCCCAGGCCGAAACACGAGGCCCAGCCCAACACCGAGTCAGGCACGGACAAGGCCGCATAGTTTCTGATGTCATGCTGGGGGCATGACTCAATGGCGCGCCTGGTTCTTGCTGCTGTGCCTGTTGCTCCCGCTCGTGGGATGTTCGTCGTCTCCCGACCCGGCTGACCGCTTCGCGGCGTTTGCCGATGCCCTGCAACGCAAAGACGCTCCCGCCGCAGCGGCGGAGACCAGCGACCCCGCGGCGGCAGAGGCGGCAATCAAGTCGATGTTCGACGGTATGGGCGACGCCGCCTCGGTCAAGGTCAGTGCCGAACCCGAGGACGGCAACGAGGCCGGTGCGACGCTGAAGTACGAATGGTCCTGGGGTGAAGGCCACGACTTCGCCTACGACACCACCGGCTCCGCGGCGAAGACCGGTGAGGACTGGCGCATCTCCTGGGCACCGACGCTGCTACACCGAGATCTGCGGGACGGCTTGAGGTTTCAGTACAGCACCGACAGCGACCTGCAGACCCCGGTGCTGGACCGGACCGGTCAGCCGTTGATGACGTGGCAGACGGTGGGGGTGATCACCCTGGAACGCGCCCACCTGGCTTCGGCCGCCCCGCTCGCCGCGCTGCTCGCGCCGTTCGATGCCACCACCACCGCCGAATCGATCAACGCGCAGTTCGCGTCGAACACCGATGACCGGGTGACGGTGATGAAGCTGCGTGAGGACGATCTCAACGCGGTGCGCGACCAACTGACCCAGCTTCCCGGCGTCACCGTGGCCGAGCAGGGTGACCTGCTGACCACCGACCGCCAACTGTCCTCCCCCGCCATCGGCGGGCTGGCCCAGCTGTGGCACGACCGGATCACCAAGGCCGCCGGGTGGTCGGTGTACCTGGTCGATGCCGACGGCGCACCCGCACAGAAGCTGGCCGCACAACCACCGGCACCCACCGACCCGATGCGCACCACCCTGGACCTGCGGTTGCAGCTGCTCGCTCAGCAGGCCGTCGCCCAGGAGGCGCGGCCCTCCGTGGTGGTCGCGATCTCCGGCTCGACGGGCGGCATCCTGGCCGCCGCGCAGAATGCCGCTGCCGACCCGCAAGGCGCCATTGCCTTTTCGGGGCTCTATCCGCCGGGTTCGACGTTCAAGACCATCACCACCGCTGCGGCGCTCGAAGCCAACCTGGCGACCCCGGATACCCCGGTGGCCTGCCCGGGTCAGTTGACGATCGAGAACCGCACCATTCCCAACGACGACGACTTCGACCTGGGCACAGTGCCGTTGACGTCGGCGTTCTCCCATTCGTGCAACACCAGCATGGCGGCGTTGTCGGACAAGCTGCCCGCCGACGCGCTGACCAACACGGCCCGCGCATTCGGTATCGGGGTGGACTTCACCATCCCGGGACTGACCACGGTGACCGGCAAGGTCCCCAACGCCGACACCGCCGCACAACGCGTGGAGAAC
Above is a window of Mycolicibacterium boenickei DNA encoding:
- a CDS encoding lipoprotein LpqH; translation: MKREFLVAVGGGAIIVAGLSGCSSSDKKDTSSDTKATATASATASAEAGGAQATTGSGTARVTIDGKDHKLEGTVVCATVAGNVSLTVGQGMSAVTATVSEGDKPSVSAVALGNVDGISLAYTPGVPGGSAEATKDGNKYTIKGDATGMDGMNQVTKPFELEVACP
- a CDS encoding PE-PPE domain-containing protein yields the protein MASHRKHARSSAVAVASATAGMTAVLAFGHVADALAATLPGDYAVVGVGGKDDTEGVRIPNKFGGNYVPYGSGYAGPAGDRYYPVHYSATLPIDSSVADGRAPLIEQVGIARDDVGEGGKIYIVSYSEGTIVAEKYKRELDAGGAQNADTLKFVYIAAPTVPNGGIYARFPNTGPLGLLGFTSTGAAEQSPYDETFITIEYDPIGDFPAYANPLSLANAAAGFIYLHGDPTPDATDLNDPDAIIVTPVDQPGGGHDTYILVKTEHLPLLQPFRDVSTALNTTAFSEPVLGAIEPTLKLGVDMGYTDRDYSDPATPTRFSLITPPKRIAETIEQLPDAFQQGADNFRNGLPSTASPSTTSGPSDRNAAKDTPKLADPKVETTSDATDVPKKPVKRTPAHRRDDVRNAISDVAKNVRNSLKPRPKHEAQPNTESGTDKAA
- a CDS encoding penicillin-binding transpeptidase domain-containing protein: MTQWRAWFLLLCLLLPLVGCSSSPDPADRFAAFADALQRKDAPAAAAETSDPAAAEAAIKSMFDGMGDAASVKVSAEPEDGNEAGATLKYEWSWGEGHDFAYDTTGSAAKTGEDWRISWAPTLLHRDLRDGLRFQYSTDSDLQTPVLDRTGQPLMTWQTVGVITLERAHLASAAPLAALLAPFDATTTAESINAQFASNTDDRVTVMKLREDDLNAVRDQLTQLPGVTVAEQGDLLTTDRQLSSPAIGGLAQLWHDRITKAAGWSVYLVDADGAPAQKLAAQPPAPTDPMRTTLDLRLQLLAQQAVAQEARPSVVVAISGSTGGILAAAQNAAADPQGAIAFSGLYPPGSTFKTITTAAALEANLATPDTPVACPGQLTIENRTIPNDDDFDLGTVPLTSAFSHSCNTSMAALSDKLPADALTNTARAFGIGVDFTIPGLTTVTGKVPNADTAAQRVENGIGQGTVTVSPFGLAVAEASLAHGSTILPNLVDGDKVTADTPSEQLPAAVTGALRDMMRKTVTEGTARQLSDIPDLGGKTGTAEFGDNTHSHGWFAGIAGDIAFATLVVGGDSSAPAVKISGDFLRPATAG